Genomic segment of Dehalococcoidia bacterium:
AAGAATCCATAACACAAAGACACCATACGGCCCTGCAAGTCGTGCAACCGATTTGCAGGGGTCGTTCCCCCTTGAAGTTGGTTCATCTTCCGAAAGTCGTCTTGCACTAAACTGGGCGATGCAGAAGAGAGAGGCGTACAAAACCCGCTTCAGGGCATGTTTATTGGCCTCGGCGGTGAACTCCCCCTAAACCCCCTCTTTTCGAAAGAGGGGGTAGCGCGCAGTGCTGGGGGCGTTAAAAGGAACCCGACTATCCGATGAAATACCCCTTCGGATCAAACAGCCTGATGGTGGAAAGGCTATCCAGTTCCGGGGGAGCGCAAAGGCTGACATTCGGAGAGACTTTCAGTTCCCACCCACAGCTCTCCCTGGCTTTTTTGACCTGTTCTTCGAGAGTCGCCCCTTCCATTGTGGGCAATACCTTGGTAAGAGTGAATTCAGCATCCTCCCCCAGCTTTTCGTAGACGCCGATATCGGTCACCAGCGTTTTGATGGTATTGCCCGGTCCGGTAATATAAGGCGCTTCTTCTACCAGTCGCCGTTTCGCCTGAGCGATGACGATCATTATCTCGCTGGCGCCGCTGACAACATCGTTAGCACCGCCGGAGCCGATAAGATAGGCTTTCCCCGGGATCATGGTGGAGTTGATGTTGCCGTGTTTATCGATCATGGCCGCCCCCAGCACGCCGATGCATCTCCGGTAAGCACCGCCCGCGTATATCCCCAGTATATTCAGAGAGTCGGTCATCATCGTGCAGGTGGCCAGATTGTCCAGATTGTGAATCGAAGGATCTCCGGGCGGCGGAAAATACCCCAGGAATCCAAACTCGGCGATGAGATCGACAGGATGATTATCCGCATGAAGCAGCTGGTTTGCCAGCCACGCCGAGATGTTCGATGCACCGATCCCGGCAAGAAGCAGTTTATAGTCGTTCCCGATAACCCGCTTTTTGATCTCCCTCGAAGCCTGCACCACCATCATCTCCTTGGGATTGTAGCTGGTGGAAAGGATGTGCTCCTTGGAAACGGATCGGATTTCATTCCGCCAGGAGCCCGGCAACGCCCGGCCGTTTAGATAGAGCAGCCGCTCTCCTCCCAGCTTGTCCAGATAATCCTCATGCGTTTGGCAGCTCAATATCCACTTGTCCATCCACTCCCGAGCGGAGTCTTCTTTTCTAAAAGCTTCGTGCAGGGCAATGAGATAGTCGAAATCGTCGAAATAGCCCGCCAGTTCCGGAGCGCAGTAGTTGGTGATTCCCCGGGGATGCGACCCGTACGGCGCCACCGCCACTGCCTTGACCATATATCCGGGCACCCGGACAAGATCAGGGCGCTGCTTGACGAATTCAGTGGGGACTATTTTCTCCACCGTCGCTATCACACCGTTCTTACTCGCCAAAGCTCCCCATAACGCCTCGCCACCCGGGCCCGTGCCGATGATATTGCCGTGCCGGTCGGCGGCGTGGGAATGCATTATGGTCAGATCAGGGTTGGCGGGGCTGACGATACCGATCCGGCCGCCCTTGCCGAACGGGTCATCCAATTCCATGAAGCCTCCCTTGTTGTTTGCCATGCTGCTATCCAGCAGGGAACGAGTAGGCATGAAGGGCAAACCCATCGCCCCGGCCATGAACCGTTGCACGTAAGAGAGAAAAGACCAGCTTTCAATCTCAATCTCTTTGGAGAGCCAGGCATTGGCGGTGACCGGATTCGGGCTTCCGGTGGGATAGGAATCCCCGACGAAGGCTGATATCACCTTCTTGACCTGTTTGGCATAAACGAGGCTGATACTGTGTTGATACAAGAGCAGGCTGTAGATGGTGAAATCCGGCTTTCTGCCCCAGAACTGCCGCACAATCTCGCAAATAGCGGCATTAGCAGTGCCCTGACCTACGCAAAGGTGCAAGCTCATCCCCGGATTCACGTTTTCGGCGATGGCTTGCTTGAGGCTGACCACCTTGTTCTCCGGGTGATTCGGAATCTGAAAACGGCTGAAATCGATCTGGTTCATCGGCACAAACTCCAAACGGATTCTCTCTTTTTCGGATCCAACCCCTATAGTATCTCATAATAGCCAAGAAGCTCCAACAAATCCCGGCCAGGCAAGAGAATGTATTTAAGAAAAACAAAATCACCTCCGGGAGCCTGCTTGAACGCCTGGAGACGCTGATGGCATTGCTTTCAAGTAAAGGCATCGGGTATGATATTTATTGGAACAATGCCTGATTACTCCATCGTGCGGCCCGGCTTCGAGCCCGAAAGAGGCGGCTGTAAAGGCTCTGGAATTAACCTCTGAGGTCTCACGGGAGTTCAGACGTTCACAAAAATTGTGAGGAGCGATAATGGATAGAATCCCACAGAAACCGTCAAGAAAGAAGAAAGATGTCTACGCCGGTCTGAAGCCTGCAGCGTTCGGTGAGAGAAAAGCCGATTTCTCAACTATAGGGAGGAAGATTGCCAATCCTTATAAGAACCTGCGGCAGGTAGTCTGCGTAGAAGCAGCCCGAACCCCCTATGGCAGGTTTAACGGCAGTCTGGCCGAGTACGAGGCGGTTGATCTCGGCGCAATGGCCATCCAGGAGGTCATGAGGAGAACTGCGGGCAAGGTGAAACCCACCGATATCGACTATGTCATTCTGGGTCACGTGGTTCCTGCCGGTTGCGGCCAGGTTCCTTCAAGGCAGGCCTCTATTCTGGCCGGCCTCCCCGAGTCCGTTCCTTCGATCACCGTTAACAAGGTCTGTTCCTCCGGTATCAAGACAATCGATCTGGCCATCCAGATGATTCAGACCGGCAGGGCCGAGATTGTTATCGCCGGCGGTCAGGAATCGATGACAAATTGTCCTTATGTGCTCAAAGAGATGCGCTGGGGAGCCAAGATGTCGGTGCCTCAGACCAACGTTGTCGACGCCATGGTTTATGACGGACTGTGGGACGCCTTCTATGATCGTCATATGTGCATCCACGGATCGGAAGTAGCCGATGAGTTCGGTTTCACCAGAGAGGATCATGACGAGTGGGCTTATCACTCCCAGATGGCCGCCAAGGACGCCATGGAGAACGGCAGAATGGATGATGAGACCTTCCCGGTCGAATTCCACCAGGGGAAGAAGACCCTTATAATGGAGAAGGATGAGTTCCCGAGACCCGATACTACCCTAGAAGTTCTCAGCAAGCTGCCCCCGGTTTTCGGACATGTGAGCGCAGTGACCGGCAAGCCCGGAAGCGTCACGGCCGGTAATGCCCCCGGCGTCAATGACGGCGGCGATGTCTGCATGATGATGAGCGCGGATATGGCCAAGAAGCTGGGAATGAAGCCGCTCTTCACCGTGATTGACTATGATGAGGTTTCCCAACCCACCAAGGATATTGCCACGGTGCCCGGCCTTTCCATCAAGAAAGTGCTGGATCGGAACAATCTGACGGTCAAAGATGTTGATCTCATCGAGATCAATGAGGCTTTTGCCGCAGTCGCACTGGTGAGCGCTCTCAGGATACTTGGCATGACCAAGGAAGAGATGTACAAGAAAGTTAACGTAAACGGTGGCGCCTGTGCCTTCGGTCATCCCATTGGCGCGACCGGAGCCAGAATCGCCATGACCCTTGCATATGAGCTGAGACGCCGCGGCGGCGGAATCGGTGTATGCGGTATCTGCTCCGGGCATGCCCAGGGCGATGCCATGCTGATCCGGGTAGAGAAATAAGCTCTCAAGCTGAAGGTGTCTGTTCGTAGGGGCGATTAGTAAATCGCCCCTACGTTTCCTATCAATAGCGTTCAACAGGTAAACAAAAAGAAAGCGGCAGCCTTTTAGGCTGCCGCTTTCAAATCTGCCGGAATTACTTCCTCTAGTACATTCCTTCCATGCCGCCCATACCACCCATACCACCAGGAGGCATCATGGACATCTTGTCCTTCTCGGGAAGGTCGGTGACCATGGCCTCAGTCGTCAATATCATGACCGCCACGCTGGCAGCATTCTCCAGTCCGCTGCGGACCACCTTGGTAGGATCAATGATGCCCTTCTCGATCATATTGACATACTCATTCTTCTCGGCATCAAATCCCATCCCCTTCTTTCCCTTCTTGACCGCATCGATGACTACTGCTCCCTCGCTACCGGCATTCTCTGCGATGGCTCTCATGGGCTCCTCAAGGGCTCTCTTCAGCACCGCTACGCCAGTGGCTTCATCACCTTCAAGTTTCAGCTTGTTGAGTGCAGCGATGCAGCTAACCAGCGCTACACCACCACCAGGAACAATGCCCTCTTCCACAGCAGCACGCGTGGCCGAGAGAGCATCCTCGACGCGGAGTTTCTTCTCCTTAAGGTCCACTTCTGTGGCTGCTCCGACCTTCAAGATAGCCACACCGCCAGCCAACCGGGCCAGCCGCTCCTGTAACTTCTCGCGGTCAAAATCGGAAGTGGTCTCATCAATCTGAGCCCTGATCTGCTTGATGCGGGCGGTGATATCTGCGTCAGCGCCTTTGCCCTCAACAATGGTGCAATTGTCCTTATCGGCAACAACTCTCCTGGCCCGGCCAAGGTCCTCAACCGTCACTGAATCGAGTTTCCGACCCACTTCCTCACTGATCACCTGTCCGCCTGTGAGAATGGCGATATCATCCAGCATCGCCTTGCGCCGATCGCCAAATCCCGGTGCTTTGACGGCAATACAACTGATGGTGCCGCGCAGTTTGTTGACCACCAGGGTAGCCAGCGCCTCTCCATCAACATCTTCAGCCAGGATTACAATATTCTTGCCGACCTGGAGAATCTTTTCCAGTGCAGGGAGAAGATCGGTCACGGCGGATATCTTCTTATCGGTGATGAGGATATAGGGGTCCTCGACAACCGCTTCCATACGCTCGGCATTGGTGATGAAATAAGGGCTGATGAAGCCGCGGTCAAATTTCATCCCTTCCACAAACTCGGTCTCGAACTTCAGCCCCTTGCCTTCCTCAACGGTGATCACGCCATCTTTGCCTACTTTTTCCATCACATCGGCGATCAGTCTCCCGATCTCCGCATCTCTGGAAGAAACGGTGGCAATCTGAGCGACCTGCTCTTTGCCTTTCACTTCAGTGGAGATTTTCTTGAGTTCTACGACTACGGCATCCCTGGCTTTCTCGATGCCCCGCTTGATGGCCATCGGGTTGGCCCCGGCAGCGATATTCCTCATTCCGCCATGAACTATGGCTTGAGCCAGAACACTGGAACTGGTGGTGCCATCGCCACAAGCGTCATTGGTCTTGGTCGCGGCCTCTTTCACCAGCTGGGCGCCCATATTCTCGAACGGATCCTGAAGTTCGATCTCCTTGGCGATACTGACGCCGTCATCCACCACGGCGGGGGGGCCGAATTTTCTATCCAGCGCCACGGGTCTTCCCTTTGGCCCCAAGGTTACCTTTATAGCATTAACCATCTGATCGACCCCCGAAATCAGGGATCGCCTTGCTTCCTCACCATACCTTATCTGCTTTGCCATTTTGAACCCTCCTACTTATTCCTCTTGGCCTGGATATCGCTTTCACGGAGAATCAGATATTCCTCACTCTCATATTTCCACTCCGTGCCGGCGTATTTGGCGTAGATCACCGTATCGCCCACCTTGACTTCCATAGGAATGCGCTTTCCATCGTCACCGACCCTGCCGGGTCCAGTGGCCATCACTTCGCCTTCCTGTGGTTTCTCTTTGGCGGTATCGGGGAGTACAATGCCTCCCTTGGTTATTTCCTCACGGGTAAGCGGTTTCACGATAACCCGATCGGCCAGTGGCGTTACTTTCAGAGCCATACTAACCTCCATCCTTTCACCAGAGATAATTAGCACTCTCGACGCGAGAGTGCTAATTAGTTTTTTACCATATCCGAAGACGGTTTGTCAAGGGTTATCTTAATTGATACAATGAATCTGTCGTTTTGTGAATCATATGCCCTTGAATTCCATTTTCATCAAAGGTGCCCGGGAGCACAATCTCAAGAACATCGATGTCACCATCCCCAGAGACAAGCTGGTGGTAATCACCGGCGTTTCGGGATCGGGGAAGAGTTCTCTGGCTTTCGATACCATCTATGCTGAGGGACAGCGCCGATACGTAGAGTCGCTCTCGGCCTATGCCCGCCAATTTCTCGGGCGGATGAACAAGCCGGATGTCGATTACATCGAAGGGCTGAGTCCAGCGATTGCCATCGACCAAAAGGGCACCAGCCGCAACCCCCGTTCCATCGTAGGAACAGTGACCGAGATCTACGACTATCTCCGCCTCCTTTTTGCCCGCACTGGACATCCCCACTGTCCCCAATGTGGACGAGAGATTGCCCGGCAGACAATACAACAGATTGTCGATTCCATCCTGGAAATTCCCGAAGGCCGTCGTTTCATGATCCTCGCGCCGATGGTCAAAGATCGCAAGGGGGAATATCTATCTGTCTTCGAGGACCTCAGAAAAAGTGGCTATGTCAGAGTTCGGGTGGACGGCCAGATTCGCGACCTCGCCGAGGAGTTCAATCTGGATAAGCAAAAGCGGCATACCATTGAGGTCATTGTGGATCGATTGGCCGCCGGAGGGGAAGATCAGAAAGGACGAGTAGCCGATTCTATAGAGACAGCGCTCAAACTCGGAGGAGGGGTAGTGCTGATCTCCATCATCGATGGTGAAGAGCGCCTCTTTTCCGAACAATTCGCCTGCCCGCACTGCGGGATCAGCATCGAGGAGATCGAGCCCCGAACTTTCAGTTTCAACAGCCCCCATGGCGCTTGTCCCGAGTGCACCGGCTTGGGTATGAAACTGGAGATCGATCCGGTTCTGGTCATTCCCAACAGAAACCTCTCGCTGGGTGAAGGCGCAATCCTGCCCTGGGCGAAATCAGGTGCAATGAGTTCCTGGTATGCTTATCAGATCGATGATCTGGCCCGAGAGCACGGCTTTTCCACCAAACTCCCCGTCAAGGACCTTACGGATCACCAGCTTGACCTGGTTCTGTATGGAGAGCGAGGCGAGATCACAAAGTATAGAAACCGGTTTGGCCGCGTCAAGGAGCACTCTTCCGGGTTCGAAGGGGTGATTCCGAATCTGGAACGCCGCTACCGGGAGACGGAATCGGACTATGTGCGCCACGATATCGAGCAATACATGAGCTCCCGCTTGTGTTCCACCTGCAAAGGCCAACGACTGAAACCAGAAGCGCAGGCAGTGACAATCGGGGATAAGAACATCACCGGGGTGACTTCGCTTTCCATCTCTGCGGCAATGGAATGGCTGAACACACTCGATGGGCCCAATCCGATTTTGAGCGCTAAAGAGCAAACCATCGCTCTTCAGATCCTCAAGGAAATCCGGGGAAGGCTGGGATTTCTAGTGAATGTGGGGCTCGACTATCTGACACTGGATCGTCCTTCAGGTTCGCTTTCCGGCGGCGAGGCAGAACGAATTCGGCTGGCCACGCAGATCGGCAGCGGCCTTATGGGCGTGCTCTACATTTGTGATGAGCCTACCGTAGGATTGCACCCGGCAGACAGCTCCCGGCTGATCGAAACCCTCAAGGGTCTGCGCGATCTGGGCAACACCATTCTGATCGTTGAGCATGACGAGGCCATGATGCGCGCCGCCGACTGGATTATCGATCTCGGCCCGGCAGCCGGAGAACACGGCGGCGAAGTGGTGGCAAGCGGACCGATCGAGGAGATCAAACTTTCCCCTCGATCCCTGACCGGACAGTACCTCTCCGGAGCGCGGGAGATCCCGATCCCTAAAAAGCGGCGCAAGGGGAACGGGAAGGAAATCCTCATCCGGGGAGCCCGGGAAAACAATCTCAAAA
This window contains:
- the groL gene encoding chaperonin GroEL (60 kDa chaperone family; promotes refolding of misfolded polypeptides especially under stressful conditions; forms two stacked rings of heptamers to form a barrel-shaped 14mer; ends can be capped by GroES; misfolded proteins enter the barrel where they are refolded when GroES binds); protein product: MAKQIRYGEEARRSLISGVDQMVNAIKVTLGPKGRPVALDRKFGPPAVVDDGVSIAKEIELQDPFENMGAQLVKEAATKTNDACGDGTTSSSVLAQAIVHGGMRNIAAGANPMAIKRGIEKARDAVVVELKKISTEVKGKEQVAQIATVSSRDAEIGRLIADVMEKVGKDGVITVEEGKGLKFETEFVEGMKFDRGFISPYFITNAERMEAVVEDPYILITDKKISAVTDLLPALEKILQVGKNIVILAEDVDGEALATLVVNKLRGTISCIAVKAPGFGDRRKAMLDDIAILTGGQVISEEVGRKLDSVTVEDLGRARRVVADKDNCTIVEGKGADADITARIKQIRAQIDETTSDFDREKLQERLARLAGGVAILKVGAATEVDLKEKKLRVEDALSATRAAVEEGIVPGGGVALVSCIAALNKLKLEGDEATGVAVLKRALEEPMRAIAENAGSEGAVVIDAVKKGKKGMGFDAEKNEYVNMIEKGIIDPTKVVRSGLENAASVAVMILTTEAMVTDLPEKDKMSMMPPGGMGGMGGMEGMY
- the uvrA gene encoding excinuclease ABC subunit UvrA gives rise to the protein MPLNSIFIKGAREHNLKNIDVTIPRDKLVVITGVSGSGKSSLAFDTIYAEGQRRYVESLSAYARQFLGRMNKPDVDYIEGLSPAIAIDQKGTSRNPRSIVGTVTEIYDYLRLLFARTGHPHCPQCGREIARQTIQQIVDSILEIPEGRRFMILAPMVKDRKGEYLSVFEDLRKSGYVRVRVDGQIRDLAEEFNLDKQKRHTIEVIVDRLAAGGEDQKGRVADSIETALKLGGGVVLISIIDGEERLFSEQFACPHCGISIEEIEPRTFSFNSPHGACPECTGLGMKLEIDPVLVIPNRNLSLGEGAILPWAKSGAMSSWYAYQIDDLAREHGFSTKLPVKDLTDHQLDLVLYGERGEITKYRNRFGRVKEHSSGFEGVIPNLERRYRETESDYVRHDIEQYMSSRLCSTCKGQRLKPEAQAVTIGDKNITGVTSLSISAAMEWLNTLDGPNPILSAKEQTIALQILKEIRGRLGFLVNVGLDYLTLDRPSGSLSGGEAERIRLATQIGSGLMGVLYICDEPTVGLHPADSSRLIETLKGLRDLGNTILIVEHDEAMMRAADWIIDLGPAAGEHGGEVVASGPIEEIKLSPRSLTGQYLSGAREIPIPKKRRKGNGKEILIRGARENNLKNIDVRFPLGMLVCVTGVSGSGKSTLIDEILHKKLAQVLYRARVKPGDYDQILGIEHVDKVVDIDQSPIGRTPRSNPATYTGAFTPIRELFATVPDARMRGYKPGRFSFNVKGGRCEACHGDGYNQIEMQFLPDVTVPCEICRGKRYNREALEIRFKGQNISDVLEMTVNEASTFFEHFPSLKNKLGTLRDVGLGYIRLGQPATTLSGGEAQRVKLATELSKRATGKTLYILDEPTTGLSFHDVAALLDVLQRLVSAGNSIILIEHHLDLIKCADWVIDLGPGGGDRGGRVVATGTPEEIVECEESFTGQYLRGVLRRR
- the groES gene encoding co-chaperone GroES encodes the protein MALKVTPLADRVIVKPLTREEITKGGIVLPDTAKEKPQEGEVMATGPGRVGDDGKRIPMEVKVGDTVIYAKYAGTEWKYESEEYLILRESDIQAKRNK
- a CDS encoding thiolase family protein produces the protein MDRIPQKPSRKKKDVYAGLKPAAFGERKADFSTIGRKIANPYKNLRQVVCVEAARTPYGRFNGSLAEYEAVDLGAMAIQEVMRRTAGKVKPTDIDYVILGHVVPAGCGQVPSRQASILAGLPESVPSITVNKVCSSGIKTIDLAIQMIQTGRAEIVIAGGQESMTNCPYVLKEMRWGAKMSVPQTNVVDAMVYDGLWDAFYDRHMCIHGSEVADEFGFTREDHDEWAYHSQMAAKDAMENGRMDDETFPVEFHQGKKTLIMEKDEFPRPDTTLEVLSKLPPVFGHVSAVTGKPGSVTAGNAPGVNDGGDVCMMMSADMAKKLGMKPLFTVIDYDEVSQPTKDIATVPGLSIKKVLDRNNLTVKDVDLIEINEAFAAVALVSALRILGMTKEEMYKKVNVNGGACAFGHPIGATGARIAMTLAYELRRRGGGIGVCGICSGHAQGDAMLIRVEK